GTGGATCCAGGGACGCACGTCGTCGGCCGCCCCGGCGAACAGCACGTCGGCCGGGGCCGCTTCGCGGAGCCGGGCTTCCTCCGGTCCACTGCCCACCAGGGCGAGCCGGGCGGCTCCCGGACGCATCGTGCGCCATGCCTCCAGCAGGACGTCCTGCCCCTTCTGCTGGCTCAGGCGACCCACACAGACCAGCAGCGGCGGTCCGTCGGGGAGACCGAGCGCGGCGCGGGCGGCGGCGCGGTCCCGGGGACCGGCCGGGCGGAAGTGGGCGAGATCGATGCCGTTGTGGATCACCGACCAGCGGGCCGCGATGCCCGCCCGTTCGCCCGCCAGACGTTCCGAAGCGCTGACGCAGAGCACCCGGTCCGCCCAACGTGTCCCGAATCGCTCCCACTTCAAGGCGGTGCAGGCGGTCCCACCCCGTACTGCCTCGAACGACCAGGCGTGCGGCTGGAAGACGGTGGGAATCCGGCCGCGTACCGCCATCCGGCCCGCGAGACCGGCCTTCGCGCTGTGCGCGTGCACCACCTGCGGGCGGTGTTCCCGTACCAGGGACCGGGCTCCGGCGATCTCACGGGCCAGTCCGGGACCGGGGTCGCGAACGGCCCGCCAGTCGTGGACCTCCGCCCCCGCGGCGGATGCCCGCGCGGCCAGCGGTCCGTCGGGCGGACACGCCACGACGGGCCGGAGTCCGGCGCGTACCTGCGCCCGCACGAGATCGACCACGACCCGGGCGACGCCGCCCTCCACAGGCTGAACGAGGTGAAGAATCTTCAACAGAATTGCTCCGGGGTGACGTTCTCGCGGCGCCTTCGGCAGTTTTTCGTACGCACAACTCGACGTGATCGGTCGAAGGGGCGCGGCCGGTCGAAAGATGTGCACGTGCGTTCTGTGTGATTTTCGGCGAGCGGTCGGAGGTGCCCGCCTTTCCGGGCGGGGCTGTTCGCATCGCGCTTTCGCGCGAGGATGGAAAATGGGTTAAACAGAAGTGCACTTTGACAGACTGTCAGCCGGAATGCGTGTATGACTCGCTCGTGCGACCGGCCGCGCCAGACTCGAATGCCGCGCCCCACTGAGCTGTTCGGACGCCGTAACGCTCCTGTCCCGCTTGTGCAGAAACGTTTCTCTTGAGTAAGGGGAGGCGCTTCCTGGGTGCTTCCCGGCCCATTCGCCCGAAGGGCGAGCAGCCTTCGCCGGTGATTTTGCTCGGGTCCCTTTCCCGGCCGGGGGGGCTTCACCGAATTCGCCGGTGGCGACAGCACCGCTCACCCGGAGAGCCGATCCGTGCGGCCGAATGCTCCGGCCGTCCCGCACCGGAGTATTCCGCCGCGCACGCCATCGACCCGGTTCCGTGCCCCGCCCCGACGAATCCGCCGCACCGCCACCCGTGTTCCCGCTCGACGAAGGAGCGGACCCCCGGCGGAACCGGACGTCGTTCCTGCCGCGTCGTCCTCCTTCGGTGCGACCCGGAGCGGCGTCCGGCCCCGGGCACCGGCCGAGCCACCCCTGGCGCGGCGCGGAGCCGGACGCCCCGGCACACCCGTACGGATCGAGGAGAGCGATGCGACCGGCAAGGACACCCTCGCCCGTGCCTCCGGGTGAACCGCGGGCCCATGCGCCCGCGCCCGCCCGGCGAAGGTGGCACCGTCCCGGGCGCCGGAATGCGCTGCTGCCGGTGTCGGCCGGGGTGCTGGCCGCGCTGCTCGCCGCACCCCGGCTGATACCCGACACCCCCGGCCGGCTGGGAAGTCTGCTGGAGACCCTGCTGCCGTGGTTCGGCCTCGCGGTGCCGGTACTGCTCTGCGCCGGGCTCCTGAGGAGGGCACCGCTCACCGTCGCGGCCGCACTGCTGCCCGCCCTCGTCTGGGGCGTCCGGTTCGGCGGCCTCTTCCTCACGGGGACGGACGACTCCGGCCGCCTGATCGTGGTCCAGCACAACGTGAGCGACGAGAACGCCGACCCGGCGGGCACCGCGGCGGCCCTGGCGGAGAGCGGGGCGCGGATCGTGGCC
The DNA window shown above is from Streptomyces sp. NBC_00247 and carries:
- a CDS encoding glycosyltransferase family 4 protein, with the protein product MKILHLVQPVEGGVARVVVDLVRAQVRAGLRPVVACPPDGPLAARASAAGAEVHDWRAVRDPGPGLAREIAGARSLVREHRPQVVHAHSAKAGLAGRMAVRGRIPTVFQPHAWSFEAVRGGTACTALKWERFGTRWADRVLCVSASERLAGERAGIAARWSVIHNGIDLAHFRPAGPRDRAAARAALGLPDGPPLLVCVGRLSQQKGQDVLLEAWRTMRPGAARLALVGSGPEEARLREAAPADVLFAGAADDVRPWIHAADALVLPSRWEGMALAPLEAMACGRPVVMTNVAGARESLPPGQDAHCLVPPDDPAALAAALTALLSDPALRTRLGLAAQFHARAVFDVRRTAAEVTRLYQELVHPSGTTTRERTER